A genomic stretch from Antarcticibacterium flavum includes:
- the rpoB gene encoding DNA-directed RNA polymerase subunit beta — protein sequence MLATQTERLNFSSVKNKPDYPDFLDIQIKSFQDFFQLETKSEERGDEGLYNTFMENFPITDTRNQFVLEFLDYFVDPPRYSIQECIERGLTYSVPLKARLKLYCTDPEHEDFETIVQDVYLGTIPYMTPSGTFCINGAERVVVSQLHRSPGVFFGQSFHANGTKLYSARIIPFKGSWIEFATDINNVMYAYIDRKKKLPVTTLFRAIGFERDKDILEIFDLAEEVKVSKTGLKKILGRKLAARVLNTWYEDFVDEDTGEVVSIERNEIVLDRDTELEKEHIEEILETGTKTILLHKEDNSTGDFAIIHNTLQKDPTNSEKEAVEHIYRQLRNAEPPDEETARGIIDKLFFSDQRYSLGEVGRYRMNKKLGLDIGMDKQVLTKEDIITIVKYLIELINSKAEIDDIDHLSNRRVRTVGEQLSQQFGVGLARMARTIRERMNVRDNEVFTPIDLINAKTLSSVINSFFGTNQLSQFMDQTNPLAEITHKRRLSALGPGGLSRERAGFEVRDVHYTHYGRLCPIETPEGPNIGLISSLAVFAKVNGMGFIETPYRTVTNGKIDFSQNPIYLSAEEEEDKLIAQANISLDDDGTINSDRVIAREEGDFPVVEPGAVHYTDVAPNQIASISASLIPFLEHDDANRALMGSNMMRQAVPLLRAESPIVGTGLERQVATDSRVLINAEGAGVVEYVDAERITIKYDRTEEERMVSFDSDSKTYELIKFRKTNQGTSINLKPIVRVGDRVTTGQVLCQGYATEAGELALGRNMKVAFMPWKGYNFEDAIVISERVVREDVFTSIHIDEYSLEVRDTKLGNEELTNDIPNVSEEATKDLDENGMIRIGAEVKPGDILIGKITPKGESDPTPEEKLLRAIFGDKAGDVKDASLKAHPSLRGVVINKKLFARAVKDKRKRVQDKEDVAALDKKYDAKFAILKSELVDKLFAIVGGKTAQGVQNDLGEEVLPKGKKFTLKMLNSVDDYIHLTQGTWTTDEHLNKLVADLIHNYKIKENDLQGNLRREKFTISVGDELPAGIIKLAKIYVAKKRKLKVGDKMAGRHGNKGIVARIVRQEDMPFLEDGTPVDIVLNPLGVPSRMNIGQIYETVLGWAGQKLGRKYATPIFDGATLDQINELTDEAGVPRFGHTYLYDGGTGDRFDQAATVGVIYMLKLGHMIDDKMHARSIGPYSLITQQPLGGKAQFGGQRFGEMEVWALEAYGASATLREILTVKSDDVIGRAKTYEAIVKGEPMPEPGLPESFNVLMHELKGLGLDIRLEE from the coding sequence ATGTTAGCAACGCAAACTGAAAGATTGAATTTCTCTTCTGTAAAGAACAAGCCTGATTATCCCGACTTTCTGGACATCCAGATCAAGTCATTCCAGGATTTCTTTCAACTAGAAACAAAATCAGAAGAAAGGGGAGATGAAGGTCTCTATAATACCTTCATGGAAAACTTTCCTATTACAGACACCCGTAATCAATTCGTATTAGAATTCCTTGATTACTTTGTGGACCCGCCAAGATACTCCATCCAGGAATGTATCGAACGTGGTTTGACTTACAGCGTCCCGCTTAAAGCCCGCTTGAAACTGTATTGTACAGATCCAGAACATGAAGATTTTGAAACCATTGTACAAGATGTTTACCTGGGTACCATTCCTTATATGACCCCTAGTGGGACTTTTTGCATCAACGGTGCTGAGAGGGTAGTGGTATCTCAACTACATCGTTCCCCCGGTGTTTTCTTTGGACAATCCTTCCATGCAAATGGAACTAAACTTTATTCTGCCAGGATTATTCCTTTTAAAGGTTCCTGGATAGAATTTGCTACAGATATCAATAACGTGATGTACGCGTATATTGATCGTAAGAAAAAATTACCTGTTACAACACTTTTCCGTGCAATTGGATTTGAAAGGGATAAGGACATCCTTGAGATCTTTGACCTTGCAGAGGAAGTTAAGGTGTCAAAAACAGGACTAAAAAAGATCCTTGGCCGTAAACTGGCTGCAAGGGTATTAAATACCTGGTACGAGGATTTCGTAGATGAAGATACAGGTGAAGTTGTTTCTATTGAGCGTAACGAGATCGTTCTTGATCGTGATACAGAGCTTGAGAAGGAGCATATTGAAGAGATCCTCGAGACCGGAACCAAGACTATCCTTCTTCACAAAGAGGATAACTCTACCGGTGATTTCGCGATCATTCACAATACCCTTCAAAAAGATCCTACTAACTCTGAGAAAGAGGCAGTAGAACATATTTACCGTCAATTGCGTAACGCGGAGCCGCCAGATGAGGAAACTGCGCGTGGTATCATTGATAAATTATTCTTTAGTGATCAACGATACAGCCTTGGTGAGGTAGGACGTTACAGGATGAACAAAAAACTTGGTCTTGATATTGGAATGGATAAGCAGGTGCTTACCAAAGAGGATATCATTACCATTGTTAAATATTTAATTGAGTTAATTAACTCCAAGGCAGAGATCGATGATATCGATCACTTGTCCAACCGTCGTGTAAGAACTGTAGGAGAACAACTTTCCCAACAGTTTGGTGTTGGTTTGGCCCGTATGGCGCGTACTATTCGTGAGAGAATGAATGTTCGTGACAACGAGGTATTTACTCCAATTGATTTGATCAATGCTAAGACTTTGTCTTCTGTGATCAACTCTTTCTTTGGGACAAACCAGTTATCTCAGTTCATGGATCAAACGAATCCACTGGCAGAGATCACACACAAACGTAGACTTTCTGCACTTGGGCCTGGTGGTCTTTCAAGAGAGCGCGCAGGATTTGAGGTACGTGACGTTCACTATACGCACTATGGGAGGCTTTGTCCTATTGAAACACCTGAAGGACCAAACATTGGTCTTATCTCTTCCCTTGCAGTTTTTGCGAAGGTGAATGGAATGGGCTTCATTGAGACACCTTACCGTACAGTTACAAACGGAAAAATAGATTTTTCACAAAATCCTATTTACCTGAGTGCTGAAGAAGAAGAGGACAAATTGATCGCCCAGGCGAACATTTCTCTTGATGATGATGGAACAATTAACTCAGACAGGGTAATTGCCCGTGAAGAAGGAGATTTCCCGGTAGTTGAGCCAGGTGCTGTTCATTATACAGACGTTGCTCCAAACCAGATAGCCTCCATCTCTGCATCTTTAATTCCATTCCTCGAGCATGATGATGCCAACAGGGCTTTGATGGGATCAAATATGATGCGCCAGGCAGTTCCTTTATTAAGAGCAGAATCTCCAATTGTAGGTACAGGCCTGGAAAGACAGGTAGCTACAGATTCCAGGGTGTTAATTAATGCTGAAGGAGCAGGGGTTGTAGAATATGTGGATGCTGAAAGAATTACCATTAAATACGACCGTACAGAGGAAGAAAGAATGGTAAGTTTTGACAGCGATTCAAAAACTTATGAATTAATTAAATTCAGAAAAACCAACCAGGGAACTTCTATAAACCTTAAGCCAATTGTGCGCGTAGGAGATAGAGTAACCACAGGACAGGTACTTTGCCAGGGTTATGCAACCGAGGCCGGGGAACTTGCACTGGGAAGAAACATGAAGGTTGCCTTCATGCCCTGGAAAGGATATAACTTTGAGGATGCGATCGTAATTTCTGAAAGAGTTGTAAGAGAAGATGTATTTACTTCTATTCATATAGATGAATATTCACTAGAAGTTCGTGATACCAAACTTGGTAACGAAGAATTGACCAATGATATTCCAAACGTTTCTGAAGAGGCTACAAAAGACCTTGATGAGAACGGAATGATTAGAATTGGAGCTGAAGTTAAGCCTGGAGATATCCTTATAGGAAAGATCACTCCAAAAGGTGAAAGCGACCCAACTCCTGAAGAGAAACTACTTAGAGCGATCTTTGGAGATAAGGCAGGAGATGTTAAAGATGCTTCGTTAAAAGCTCACCCTTCATTAAGAGGTGTGGTAATTAACAAGAAACTTTTTGCACGTGCCGTGAAGGATAAGCGCAAGCGCGTACAGGATAAGGAAGATGTAGCTGCATTGGATAAAAAGTATGATGCGAAATTCGCTATTCTTAAGTCTGAGCTTGTAGACAAGTTGTTTGCTATTGTTGGTGGAAAAACTGCGCAGGGAGTTCAAAATGATCTTGGAGAGGAAGTATTGCCAAAAGGTAAGAAATTCACTCTTAAGATGTTGAATTCTGTTGATGACTATATCCACCTTACACAGGGAACCTGGACTACAGATGAGCACCTGAATAAGCTCGTTGCAGATCTTATCCATAATTACAAGATCAAGGAAAACGACCTACAGGGTAATCTTAGAAGGGAAAAATTCACCATCTCTGTTGGAGATGAATTACCGGCAGGTATTATCAAATTGGCCAAGATCTATGTGGCTAAGAAGAGAAAACTAAAAGTAGGTGATAAAATGGCGGGTCGTCACGGTAACAAAGGTATTGTTGCACGTATCGTTCGCCAGGAGGATATGCCTTTCCTTGAAGACGGAACACCTGTGGATATCGTACTTAACCCGCTTGGGGTACCTTCCCGTATGAACATTGGTCAAATTTATGAGACCGTGTTAGGATGGGCAGGACAAAAGCTGGGAAGAAAGTATGCTACTCCAATCTTTGACGGGGCTACCCTTGATCAAATAAATGAGCTTACAGATGAGGCCGGAGTACCGCGCTTTGGACATACTTATTTATATGATGGTGGAACCGGAGACAGATTTGACCAGGCCGCAACTGTTGGGGTGATCTATATGTTGAAATTAGGACATATGATTGACGACAAAATGCACGCCCGTTCAATAGGACCATACTCACTTATTACTCAGCAGCCGCTTGGTGGTAAAGCACAATTTGGTGGTCAGCGTTTTGGAGAGATGGAAGTATGGGCTCTTGAGGCCTATGGAGCATCGGCTACCCTACGTGAGATCTTAACTGTAAAATCTGATGATGTTATTGGTAGAGCCAAGACTTACGAGGCTATCGTAAAAGGTGAGCCAATGCCAGAACCTGGATTACCGGAATCTTTCAACGTATTAATGCACGAATTGAAAGGTTTAGGTTTGGATATTAGATTAGAAGAATAA
- the rpoC gene encoding DNA-directed RNA polymerase subunit beta' produces the protein MARNNEHTTEKRFNKISIGLASPESILAESRGEVLKPETINYRTHKPERDGLFCERIFGPVKDYECACGKYKRIRYKGIVCDRCGVEVTEKKVRRDRVGHINLVVPVAHIWYFRSLPNKIGYLLGLPSKKLDMIIYYERYVVIQPGIAKNAEGEQLKKMDFLTEEEYLDILDSLPQENLYLEDNDPNKFIAKMGAECLIELLRRIDLAELSYDLRHKANNETSKQRKTEALKRLQVVEAFRDANENRENLPEWMIMKVIPITPPELRPLVPLDGGRFATSDLNDLYRRVIIRNNRLKRLMEIKAPEVILRNEKRMLQEAVDSLFDNTRKSSAVKTDSNRPLKSLSDSLKGKQGRFRQNLLGKRVDYSARSVIVVGPELKMFECGLPKDMAAELYKPFVIRKLIERGIVKTVKSAKKIIDKKEPVVWDILENVLKGHPVLLNRAPTLHRLGIQAFQPKLIEGKAIQLHPLACTAFNADFDGDQMAVHLPLGPEAILEAQLLMLGSHNILNPANGSPITVPSQDMVLGLYYMTKPRVSTDDVKIKGQGLTFYSSEEVVIAYNEKKVDLNAVIKIRAKDYNEHGHLVNQIIETTVGRVLFNESVPETAGFINEVLTKKSLRDIIGRVLKATSVAETAAFLDNIKDLGYKFAYTGGLSFSLGDIIIPEEKQSMIDEANEQVEGIIGNYNMGLITNNERYNQVIDIWTSTNAGLTELAMKRIREDNQGFNSVYMMLDSGARGSKEQIRQLTGMRGLMAKPKKSNSGGGEIIENPILSNFKEGLSILEYFISTHGARKGLADTALKTADAGYLTRRLVDVSQDVIVNDEDCGTLRGVEVAPLKKNDEIVESLGERILGRISLNDVINPLTEEVLVRTGEEITESAVAKINEAPIETVEVRSALTCEAKKGICVKCYGRNLATDKMVQRGEAVGVVAAQSIGEPGTQLTLRTFHVGGIAGNISEENKLIAKFNGIAEIEDLKVVKGEGPDGSITDIVISRTSELKLKDKKTGVVLTTSNIPYGSQIFVNDGDEVKKDDVICQWDPYNGVIISEFAGKVKYENIEQGITYQVEIDEQTGFQEKVISESKNKKLIPTLSILGKKDEVIRSYNLPVGAHIMVDKDEKIKVGKILVKIPRKSSKAGDITGGLPRVTELFEARNPSNPAVVSEIDGVISFGKIKRGNREIIVESKLGEVKKYLVKLSNQILVQENDYVRAGMPLSDGSITPEDILAIKGPNAVQQYLVNEVQEVYRLQGVKINDKHFEVVVRQMMRKVRIVDPGDTIFLENQLIHKSDFIEENDKIFGMKVIENAGDSTNLKPGQIVTIRQLRDENSSLRREDKELATAREAVAATATPILQGITRASLQTKSFISAASFQETTKVLNEAAVSGKIDDLEGLKENVIVGHKIPAGTGMREYDHIIVGSKEEFDEMLEKKQEVNYN, from the coding sequence ATGGCTAGAAATAATGAACATACAACAGAAAAGAGATTTAATAAAATCTCTATAGGTTTGGCTTCACCCGAGTCCATTTTGGCAGAGTCTCGCGGGGAAGTCCTAAAGCCTGAAACTATTAACTACCGTACGCACAAACCGGAGCGTGACGGATTATTCTGTGAGCGAATTTTTGGTCCTGTAAAGGATTACGAATGTGCCTGTGGAAAATATAAGAGAATACGGTACAAGGGAATTGTTTGTGACCGTTGTGGAGTAGAGGTAACAGAAAAGAAAGTACGTCGTGACCGTGTGGGGCATATCAACCTGGTTGTTCCTGTGGCACACATCTGGTATTTCCGTTCCCTTCCAAATAAAATAGGTTACCTTCTTGGATTGCCATCCAAGAAACTTGATATGATCATATATTATGAAAGATATGTGGTTATACAACCCGGTATTGCAAAGAATGCTGAAGGGGAACAACTGAAGAAGATGGATTTCCTTACAGAGGAAGAGTATCTTGATATCTTAGACAGCCTTCCGCAGGAAAATCTTTACCTGGAAGACAATGATCCAAACAAGTTCATTGCAAAGATGGGAGCAGAGTGTCTTATCGAGCTTTTAAGAAGAATTGACCTTGCTGAGCTTTCTTACGACCTAAGACACAAAGCAAACAACGAAACTTCCAAGCAACGTAAAACTGAGGCTCTTAAGAGACTTCAGGTTGTGGAAGCTTTCCGTGATGCTAATGAGAACAGGGAAAACCTTCCTGAGTGGATGATCATGAAAGTTATTCCAATTACTCCTCCTGAACTTAGGCCTCTTGTGCCTCTTGATGGTGGACGTTTTGCAACTTCAGATTTGAACGACCTTTACCGAAGAGTAATTATACGTAACAACCGTTTGAAGAGACTTATGGAGATCAAAGCTCCGGAAGTGATCCTTCGTAACGAGAAGCGTATGCTACAGGAAGCGGTAGACTCATTGTTCGATAACACGAGAAAATCTTCAGCAGTAAAAACAGATTCCAACAGGCCGTTGAAATCCCTTTCAGATTCCTTAAAAGGAAAGCAAGGGCGTTTCCGTCAAAACCTGCTTGGTAAGCGTGTAGATTATTCAGCACGTTCTGTAATTGTCGTAGGACCGGAACTTAAAATGTTTGAGTGTGGTCTTCCAAAAGATATGGCTGCAGAGCTTTACAAGCCGTTCGTAATACGTAAGTTGATCGAAAGAGGAATTGTAAAGACTGTAAAGTCCGCCAAAAAAATTATAGATAAAAAAGAACCTGTAGTTTGGGATATCTTAGAAAATGTTCTTAAAGGACACCCTGTACTGCTTAACCGGGCCCCAACTCTTCACAGACTTGGTATCCAGGCTTTCCAGCCAAAACTTATTGAAGGTAAGGCGATACAGTTACACCCACTTGCGTGTACTGCATTCAATGCCGATTTCGATGGGGATCAAATGGCGGTTCATCTGCCACTTGGGCCGGAGGCAATTCTGGAAGCCCAGTTATTAATGTTAGGTTCTCACAATATTCTTAACCCTGCAAATGGATCTCCAATTACGGTTCCATCTCAGGATATGGTTCTTGGTCTTTATTATATGACCAAGCCAAGAGTATCTACAGACGATGTAAAAATTAAAGGTCAGGGTCTTACATTCTATTCATCAGAGGAGGTTGTTATCGCCTACAATGAGAAGAAAGTAGATCTTAACGCCGTAATTAAGATACGTGCCAAAGATTATAATGAGCATGGACATCTGGTAAACCAGATCATTGAAACTACAGTAGGAAGGGTTCTCTTTAACGAATCTGTACCGGAAACTGCAGGATTTATCAATGAGGTATTGACCAAGAAGTCCCTTCGTGATATCATTGGTCGCGTATTAAAAGCTACAAGCGTTGCAGAAACTGCTGCCTTCCTTGATAATATCAAGGACCTTGGATATAAATTTGCTTACACTGGTGGACTATCCTTCAGTTTAGGTGATATTATTATCCCGGAAGAGAAGCAGTCTATGATCGATGAGGCTAATGAGCAGGTTGAAGGTATTATAGGAAACTATAACATGGGTCTTATTACCAACAATGAACGTTACAACCAGGTAATTGATATATGGACTTCTACTAACGCCGGTCTTACCGAGCTTGCTATGAAGAGAATTCGTGAGGACAATCAAGGGTTCAACTCTGTGTATATGATGCTTGACTCCGGTGCAAGGGGATCTAAAGAACAGATCCGTCAGTTAACCGGGATGCGTGGTTTGATGGCCAAGCCTAAGAAATCCAACTCTGGTGGTGGTGAAATTATCGAGAACCCAATTCTTTCCAACTTTAAGGAAGGTCTATCGATCCTTGAATACTTTATCTCTACTCACGGTGCGCGTAAAGGTCTTGCCGATACCGCACTTAAAACGGCAGATGCCGGGTACTTAACCCGTCGTTTGGTAGATGTTTCCCAGGATGTAATTGTAAATGATGAGGACTGTGGTACATTAAGAGGAGTTGAAGTGGCACCGCTTAAGAAAAATGACGAGATCGTAGAATCTCTTGGTGAAAGAATTCTTGGACGTATTTCTTTAAATGACGTGATCAATCCGTTAACTGAAGAGGTACTCGTAAGAACAGGTGAGGAGATCACAGAGAGTGCGGTTGCAAAAATAAACGAAGCCCCAATTGAAACAGTTGAAGTGCGATCTGCACTTACCTGTGAAGCCAAGAAGGGTATTTGTGTGAAATGTTACGGAAGAAACCTTGCGACCGATAAGATGGTACAAAGAGGTGAAGCTGTAGGTGTTGTTGCTGCCCAGTCAATTGGGGAGCCGGGAACCCAGCTTACACTACGTACCTTCCACGTGGGTGGTATTGCAGGTAACATTTCTGAAGAAAATAAACTTATTGCCAAATTCAATGGTATCGCAGAGATTGAGGATCTTAAAGTGGTAAAAGGTGAAGGGCCAGATGGTTCAATTACAGATATCGTGATCTCAAGAACATCTGAACTTAAATTGAAAGATAAGAAGACCGGCGTGGTACTTACTACAAGTAACATTCCTTATGGTTCACAGATCTTTGTAAATGACGGGGATGAAGTTAAGAAGGACGATGTGATTTGCCAGTGGGATCCTTATAACGGTGTAATTATTTCAGAATTTGCCGGTAAGGTGAAGTATGAGAACATCGAGCAGGGTATCACTTACCAGGTAGAGATAGATGAGCAAACAGGATTCCAGGAGAAAGTGATCTCTGAATCCAAGAACAAAAAGCTTATCCCAACATTATCGATACTTGGAAAGAAGGACGAGGTAATACGTTCTTACAACCTGCCTGTTGGAGCCCATATTATGGTGGACAAGGATGAAAAGATCAAAGTTGGTAAGATCCTCGTGAAAATACCACGTAAATCATCTAAAGCCGGGGATATTACCGGTGGTCTTCCAAGGGTAACAGAATTATTCGAAGCGCGTAACCCCTCTAACCCTGCTGTTGTAAGTGAGATAGACGGTGTTATTTCCTTCGGAAAAATAAAAAGAGGTAACCGTGAGATCATTGTTGAATCCAAGCTTGGTGAAGTTAAGAAGTATCTTGTAAAACTTTCTAACCAGATCCTTGTTCAGGAAAACGATTATGTACGTGCAGGTATGCCGTTATCTGATGGTTCCATCACTCCGGAAGATATTCTTGCTATCAAAGGACCAAACGCTGTACAACAGTACCTGGTTAATGAAGTACAGGAAGTATATCGTCTACAAGGGGTGAAGATCAACGACAAGCACTTTGAAGTTGTTGTTCGCCAGATGATGCGTAAGGTGAGAATAGTAGATCCGGGAGATACAATTTTCCTTGAAAACCAGTTGATCCATAAATCCGACTTCATTGAGGAGAACGACAAGATCTTTGGAATGAAGGTAATTGAGAATGCAGGTGATTCTACCAATCTTAAACCTGGCCAAATTGTGACTATAAGACAACTTAGAGATGAGAATTCATCCTTAAGAAGAGAAGACAAAGAACTTGCAACTGCAAGGGAGGCTGTTGCTGCAACTGCAACTCCTATCCTACAGGGTATTACAAGGGCTTCGCTTCAAACCAAGTCATTCATATCGGCAGCATCCTTCCAGGAGACTACCAAGGTTCTTAACGAAGCTGCAGTAAGCGGTAAGATAGATGATCTTGAAGGTCTTAAG